The Amblyraja radiata isolate CabotCenter1 chromosome 5, sAmbRad1.1.pri, whole genome shotgun sequence genome includes the window CTTGGAGTGCGGCAAGAACTTTGCCAGCTACGACAACCTGCTGCGGCACAAACGCGTGCACTCCagtgagaggcccttcacctgctccgactgcggcaagaactTCACGAGATCGCAGTTCCTGAAGGCCAACCGGcaagtgcacacgggcgagaagccctatgactGCTCCACCTGTGGTAAGAGCTTTACCCGGTTGTCGGGAATACGGCAGCACCGGCGTGCACAGCAGTGAGTGATCCTTCACCAGCTccaactgcggcaaaggcttcaagtcatcCACGAACCTGACGGTGCACCGGCGCCTgcgcaccggggagcggccctacacctgcacatGCGTCCAgtgcggtaagggcttcacccagtccagcagctgctggtgcaccagcgcacccacaccggcgagcgcccctacacctgcgcccagtgcggcaagggcttcaaccaATCCAGtggcctgctgaagcaccagcgcacccactccGGAGAGCGCCCCT containing:
- the LOC116972917 gene encoding zinc finger protein 660-like isoform X1; translation: MAGHNKEKRYECEVCGKAWRHPSKLEIHRRVHTGERPFDCLECGKNFASYDNLLRHKRVHSSERPFTCSDCGKNFTRSQFLKANRQVHTGEKPYDCSTCGKSFTRLSGIRQHRRAQQ
- the LOC116972917 gene encoding zinc finger protein 239-like isoform X2 codes for the protein MTGHNKEKRYECDVCGKAWRHPSKLEIHRRVHTGERPFDCLECGKNFASYDNLLRHKRVHSSERPFTCSDCGKNFTRSQFLKANRQVHTGEKPYDCSTCGKSFTRLSGIRQHRRAQQ